Proteins encoded within one genomic window of Alcanivorax sp. REN37:
- the ssuD gene encoding FMNH2-dependent alkanesulfonate monooxygenase, whose protein sequence is MSVDVFWFLPSSGDTRYLGHSASGRPASNAYLRQIAVAADQLGYDGLLIPTGASCLDPWVTAASLVPVTQRIKLLVALRTSLGNPTASARQAASLDEASGGRLLLNVVPGGDATELAADGVFYSHDQRYQAAHEFLTIWRRLLQGETVDFNGEHLRVQGAQNFFPPLQKPYPPLYFGGSSPAAHALAAKHVDAYLTWGEPPAAVAEKIADVRARAAAHGRSVRFGLRLHVIVRETNAAAWAAAEALISQLDDATIAAAQANYAKMDSVGQQRMAALHGGRRDRLEVAPNLWAGVGLVRGGAGTALVGDPETVAARIEEYRALGVDTFVLSGYPHLEEAYRVAELLFPLLPGKGRVTAEGAFTGGAFDVRATAAERRA, encoded by the coding sequence ATGTCTGTAGATGTGTTCTGGTTTTTGCCCAGCTCTGGGGATACCCGTTATCTGGGCCATTCCGCCAGCGGCCGCCCGGCCAGCAATGCCTACCTGCGCCAGATCGCGGTGGCGGCCGACCAGCTTGGTTACGACGGCCTGCTGATTCCCACTGGCGCCAGCTGCCTTGATCCGTGGGTGACCGCAGCCAGCCTGGTGCCGGTGACGCAGCGCATCAAGTTGCTGGTAGCGCTGCGCACCTCGCTTGGCAACCCCACCGCCTCCGCGCGCCAAGCTGCCAGCCTGGATGAGGCCAGCGGCGGCCGCTTGCTGCTCAATGTGGTGCCCGGCGGCGATGCCACCGAACTGGCCGCTGATGGCGTGTTCTATTCTCATGACCAGCGCTACCAAGCCGCGCATGAGTTCCTCACCATCTGGCGCCGATTGCTGCAAGGCGAAACGGTGGACTTCAACGGGGAGCATCTGCGCGTGCAAGGTGCGCAGAACTTCTTCCCGCCGCTGCAAAAACCCTATCCGCCGTTGTACTTCGGCGGCTCCTCCCCTGCCGCCCATGCGCTGGCCGCCAAGCATGTGGACGCCTACCTGACCTGGGGCGAACCGCCGGCCGCCGTAGCGGAAAAAATTGCCGATGTGCGAGCCCGCGCCGCTGCCCACGGCCGCAGTGTGCGCTTTGGCCTGCGCCTGCACGTGATCGTGCGCGAAACCAACGCCGCTGCCTGGGCCGCCGCCGAAGCACTGATTAGCCAACTGGATGACGCCACCATTGCCGCAGCGCAAGCCAACTACGCCAAGATGGATTCGGTCGGCCAGCAACGCATGGCGGCGCTGCACGGCGGCCGCCGTGACCGCTTGGAAGTGGCGCCCAATTTATGGGCAGGCGTCGGGCTAGTGCGCGGCGGCGCCGGCACCGCGTTAGTAGGCGATCCAGAAACAGTGGCAGCACGCATTGAGGAATACCGGGCGCTGGGCGTGGACACCTTCGTGCTGTCCGGCTACCCGCATCTGGAAGAGGCTTACCGCGTGGCCGAACTGCTGTTCCCGCTGCTGCCGGGCAAGGGCCGAGTGACTGCCGAAGGCGCCTTCACCGGCGGCGCCTTCGACGTACGCGCAACGGCTGCGGAGCGACGCGCATGA
- a CDS encoding sigma-54 interaction domain-containing protein, which produces MQLFTLPPSPALATSIRATAQVFEDPRSQALLAHLRQVAPSDASVLIMGETGTGKELVARHLHQLSNRRQGPFVAVNCGAFPESLVEAELFGHDKGAFTGALSAKAGWFEEAHGGTLFLDEIGDLPLAVQVKLLRVLQEREVVRLGSRKSVPINVRVLAATNVQLEQAISAGHFREDLYYRLNVVSLALDPLRDRPGDILPLARHFIADYSRRLGCPPVALGADAQQKLLGYSWPGNIRELENVVHHTLLLCRDRPIGADDLHLSKLKLPARTNTPDADDSAEALLARAFQRLFDDGSSALHGLVEQALLRAAYRYCHFNQVHTAELLGLSRNVLRAQLIRSGELVVKKRRPAAAGHLANGLPASHLSR; this is translated from the coding sequence ATGCAGCTGTTCACCCTGCCCCCGTCACCGGCACTGGCCACCTCGATCCGCGCCACCGCGCAAGTGTTCGAAGACCCGCGCTCACAAGCGCTGTTGGCGCATCTGCGCCAAGTGGCGCCAAGCGATGCCAGCGTACTGATCATGGGCGAGACCGGCACCGGCAAGGAGCTGGTGGCGCGCCACCTGCACCAACTCAGCAACCGCCGCCAAGGTCCGTTCGTGGCGGTCAATTGCGGCGCCTTCCCGGAATCGCTGGTGGAAGCCGAACTGTTTGGCCACGACAAGGGCGCCTTTACCGGCGCGTTGTCCGCCAAGGCCGGTTGGTTTGAAGAGGCCCACGGCGGCACTCTGTTTCTCGATGAAATTGGCGACCTGCCGCTGGCAGTGCAGGTGAAACTGCTGCGGGTATTGCAGGAGCGCGAAGTGGTGCGGCTTGGCTCGCGCAAGAGCGTGCCGATCAACGTGCGGGTGTTGGCGGCGACTAATGTGCAGTTGGAACAGGCCATTAGCGCCGGGCACTTCCGCGAGGACCTCTACTACCGCCTCAACGTGGTCAGCCTGGCGCTGGATCCGCTGCGCGATCGGCCCGGTGACATCCTGCCACTGGCACGCCACTTCATTGCCGATTACAGCCGCCGACTCGGCTGCCCACCGGTGGCACTGGGCGCCGACGCGCAGCAGAAACTGCTCGGTTACAGCTGGCCAGGCAACATCCGCGAACTGGAAAACGTGGTGCACCACACGCTGCTGTTGTGCCGCGATCGCCCGATCGGTGCGGATGACCTGCATCTGTCAAAACTGAAGCTCCCAGCGAGAACCAACACGCCGGACGCCGATGACAGCGCCGAGGCCCTGCTGGCGCGGGCCTTCCAACGGCTGTTCGACGACGGCAGCAGCGCCCTGCATGGCCTAGTGGAGCAGGCGCTGCTGCGCGCCGCCTACCGGTACTGCCATTTCAATCAGGTTCACACCGCCGAACTGCTGGGGCTGTCGCGCAATGTGCTGCGTGCGCAGCTGATCCGCAGCGGCGAATTGGTGGTGAAAAAACGCCGGCCGGCGGCGGCCGGGCACCTGGCCAACGGCTTACCTGCCAGTCATTTGTCCCGCTGA
- a CDS encoding acyl-CoA dehydrogenase family protein, producing the protein MPESLSPSQRHAAPSFMEQAQQLADSFKATAAERDARGGTPLAERNQLRASGLLALSIPRQYGGLGADWADTLAVVRRLAQADSSLAHVFGFQHLMLATVQLFGQPQQWQPWLEQTARHQWFWGNALNPLDRRTLSRRVAGGREFSGHKSFCSGAADAQMLIASALDESADGRLLIAAIPADRSGITVHGDWDNIGQRQTDSGSVSFERVRVEEQELLLEPGPLSTPYSCLRPLLAQLIFTNLFVGVAEGAFEDARHYTRHHARPWFRAGVASASADPYVLHHYGEFWAALEGARLLTDRANQQFDHAWQQGARLNAAERGALAVAITTAKVAASRTGLDLSSRLFEVTGARATHGPLRLDRYWRNLRTQTLHDPLDYKLNELGDWALNGQSPTPTFYS; encoded by the coding sequence ATGCCCGAGTCCCTCTCCCCGTCGCAGCGCCACGCCGCCCCGTCCTTCATGGAGCAGGCGCAGCAGCTGGCGGATAGCTTCAAAGCCACTGCCGCGGAACGTGATGCCCGCGGCGGCACGCCATTGGCAGAGCGCAACCAATTGCGCGCCAGCGGCCTGCTGGCGCTGAGTATCCCGCGTCAATACGGCGGCCTCGGCGCCGACTGGGCTGACACCCTGGCCGTGGTGCGGCGGCTGGCTCAAGCGGACAGCTCGCTCGCCCATGTGTTCGGTTTTCAGCACCTGATGCTGGCCACGGTGCAACTGTTCGGCCAACCGCAGCAGTGGCAACCGTGGCTGGAGCAGACCGCTCGCCACCAATGGTTCTGGGGCAACGCGCTCAACCCGCTGGATCGGCGCACGCTGTCGCGCCGCGTGGCCGGCGGGCGCGAGTTTTCCGGGCACAAAAGTTTTTGCTCCGGCGCCGCCGACGCGCAGATGCTGATCGCCTCGGCATTGGACGAAAGCGCTGATGGCCGCTTACTGATTGCCGCTATCCCTGCGGACCGCTCCGGCATCACCGTGCACGGTGACTGGGACAACATCGGCCAGCGCCAGACCGACAGCGGCAGCGTCAGCTTCGAGCGGGTGCGGGTAGAGGAACAGGAATTGCTGTTGGAGCCGGGCCCGCTGAGCACGCCCTACTCCTGCCTACGGCCGCTGCTGGCACAACTGATCTTCACCAACCTGTTTGTTGGCGTCGCCGAGGGCGCGTTCGAGGATGCTCGCCATTACACCCGCCACCACGCTCGTCCGTGGTTCCGCGCCGGGGTGGCCAGCGCCAGCGCCGACCCTTATGTGCTGCATCACTACGGCGAGTTTTGGGCGGCGCTGGAAGGCGCGCGGCTGTTGACCGACCGCGCCAACCAGCAATTCGACCACGCCTGGCAACAGGGCGCGCGACTGAACGCCGCCGAACGTGGTGCGCTGGCGGTGGCAATCACCACCGCCAAGGTGGCCGCCAGCCGCACCGGCTTGGATCTCAGCAGTCGGCTGTTCGAGGTCACCGGCGCCCGCGCCACCCACGGCCCGCTGCGGCTTGATCGCTACTGGCGCAATCTGCGCACCCAAACGCTGCACGATCCGCTGGATTACAAACTCAACGAGCTGGGCGACTGGGCCTTGAATGGCCAGTCTCCCACGCCCACGTTCTATTCCTGA
- a CDS encoding CocE/NonD family hydrolase encodes MPTFSRRSVPLLFTLLTALALSLTACGGSSSSSTPATLAPPLPEPVEPQPEPEPEPEPEPDPPTAPEPVNLHWDDSYQRDVDYPATVTLPQQLITVRDGTRLAATLILPADADGNAASGPFPTIATFTGYNQFYSGSTFADPALVQRGYAYITIDMRGTGASQGTWQAFGPLDHNDIADALQYIQQQPWSNGDIGLNGASYMGITGLLAGAQGDPAVKAIFAIVPMGDAYRDIVFSGGQINLGFIPLWMTLVTGLGVVPTPAGFDNRTPGYTLGTLLEHLQGALTDFQVPVIASALLGGDRAYDDPFWRVRSPLEHADNISAPTFIVGGLKDIFQRGEPLLYEALKGHTTAKLLLGPWEHLDGSAGAGLPRDGVPDLGRIRLAWFDHYLKQLDSGAEQFPPVTQYYLGAERYHTAADWPHPQAEVRTFYLHGRELLPLFGSLSSEAPTKKHSTALLQTPLNGLCSASASQWTAGLLGMLLSPCSAQNNAVELFEAVYTSAPLEQDLIINGPIAGQIWASTTGFDTNVVVRISVVDAKGLSRPLTQGIQMASMSANDSTRARYLDGELIQPWHPFTRDSGQPVRPFTPFQADVEVFPTSAVIRAGEKLRISVGPSDFPRLSPIPDLLTSLLGLMTVYSEPERASRVNIPVLPLAALPAS; translated from the coding sequence ATGCCCACTTTTTCCCGTCGCTCCGTTCCGCTCCTGTTCACCCTGCTGACCGCGTTAGCGCTGTCACTGACCGCCTGCGGTGGCTCGTCGTCGAGCAGCACGCCAGCCACCTTGGCGCCACCGTTACCGGAACCCGTTGAACCGCAGCCGGAACCCGAACCGGAACCCGAACCGGAGCCCGATCCGCCCACCGCCCCCGAACCGGTCAACCTGCACTGGGACGACAGCTACCAGCGCGACGTCGACTACCCCGCCACCGTCACACTGCCGCAGCAGCTGATCACGGTGCGTGACGGCACCCGCCTGGCCGCCACCCTGATCCTGCCCGCCGACGCGGACGGGAACGCGGCCAGCGGGCCGTTCCCAACCATCGCCACCTTCACCGGCTACAACCAGTTCTACAGTGGCAGCACCTTTGCCGACCCGGCGCTGGTGCAGCGCGGCTATGCCTACATCACCATCGACATGCGCGGCACCGGCGCCTCGCAGGGCACGTGGCAGGCGTTTGGCCCGCTCGACCACAACGACATCGCCGATGCATTGCAGTACATCCAGCAGCAGCCGTGGAGCAATGGCGACATCGGGCTCAACGGCGCGTCCTACATGGGCATCACCGGGCTGCTGGCTGGTGCCCAAGGCGATCCGGCGGTGAAGGCGATTTTTGCCATCGTGCCGATGGGCGATGCCTACCGCGACATCGTGTTCAGCGGCGGCCAGATTAACCTTGGTTTCATTCCACTGTGGATGACGCTGGTAACCGGCCTCGGCGTGGTGCCAACCCCGGCCGGATTTGATAATCGCACCCCCGGCTACACCCTCGGCACACTGCTGGAACACTTGCAGGGGGCGCTCACCGATTTCCAAGTGCCGGTGATCGCCAGCGCGCTACTGGGCGGCGACCGCGCCTACGATGACCCGTTCTGGCGCGTCCGTTCGCCGCTGGAGCACGCCGACAACATCAGCGCGCCGACCTTCATCGTTGGCGGCCTGAAAGATATCTTCCAACGCGGCGAGCCGCTGCTGTATGAAGCCTTGAAAGGCCACACCACCGCCAAGTTGCTGCTCGGCCCCTGGGAGCATTTGGACGGCTCCGCCGGCGCCGGCCTGCCGCGCGATGGCGTGCCGGATCTCGGCCGTATCCGGCTGGCCTGGTTCGACCATTACCTGAAACAGCTCGACAGCGGTGCCGAGCAATTTCCGCCGGTAACGCAGTACTACCTCGGCGCCGAGCGCTACCACACCGCCGCCGACTGGCCACATCCGCAGGCAGAAGTGCGCACGTTCTACTTGCATGGCCGCGAACTACTGCCGCTGTTCGGCAGCCTCAGCAGCGAGGCGCCCACCAAAAAGCACAGCACCGCCCTGCTGCAAACACCGCTCAACGGTCTGTGCTCCGCCAGCGCCAGCCAATGGACCGCCGGCCTATTGGGGATGCTGCTGTCGCCGTGTAGTGCGCAAAATAACGCCGTGGAATTGTTCGAAGCGGTGTACACCAGTGCGCCGTTGGAACAGGACCTGATCATCAACGGCCCGATCGCCGGGCAGATCTGGGCCAGCACCACCGGCTTCGATACCAACGTGGTGGTGCGCATCAGTGTGGTGGATGCCAAAGGCCTGTCGCGACCGCTGACGCAAGGCATCCAGATGGCCTCGATGAGCGCCAACGACAGCACCCGCGCGCGCTATCTGGACGGCGAGTTGATCCAGCCGTGGCATCCGTTTACACGGGACTCCGGCCAGCCGGTGCGTCCGTTCACACCGTTCCAAGCCGATGTGGAAGTGTTCCCCACCAGCGCCGTGATCCGCGCCGGTGAAAAGCTGCGCATCAGCGTCGGCCCCAGCGACTTCCCGCGTCTGAGCCCGATCCCGGACCTGCTCACCAGCTTGTTGGGACTGATGACGGTATACAGCGAACCGGAGCGCGCCTCGCGGGTGAACATTCCGGTATTACCGCTGGCGGCCTTGCCGGCGTCCTGA
- a CDS encoding class I SAM-dependent methyltransferase, with the protein MWDERFSSDDYAYGKEPNDFLVEWAHSLPPGRVLSLAEGEGRNAVFLAAQGRQVTAMDSSKVGLEKARRLAAERGVQLDTLHAELETLEPGIQQWDAVVSIFAPLAHAERRILHRKVVAALKPGGVFLIEAYTPAQLAYGTGGGSDPDTKITADLLREELDGLQFLHLVEIEREVLEGRYHTGRSAVLQAVAQKPAAG; encoded by the coding sequence ATGTGGGATGAGCGTTTCAGCAGCGACGACTATGCCTACGGCAAGGAACCAAACGATTTCTTGGTGGAATGGGCTCACAGCTTGCCACCGGGGCGAGTATTGAGTTTGGCCGAGGGCGAAGGGCGCAACGCGGTGTTCTTGGCCGCTCAGGGCCGGCAGGTTACCGCCATGGACAGCTCCAAGGTGGGCCTGGAAAAAGCCCGCCGATTGGCCGCCGAACGCGGCGTGCAGCTGGATACTCTGCACGCGGAGCTGGAAACCCTGGAGCCGGGCATCCAGCAGTGGGACGCGGTGGTGTCTATTTTTGCGCCGCTGGCCCATGCCGAACGCCGCATCCTGCATCGCAAGGTGGTGGCGGCGCTGAAACCCGGCGGCGTGTTTCTGATCGAAGCCTATACGCCAGCGCAGCTTGCTTATGGCACCGGCGGCGGCAGTGATCCGGATACCAAAATCACCGCCGATCTGCTGCGCGAGGAACTCGACGGCTTACAGTTTTTGCATCTGGTGGAGATCGAGCGCGAGGTGCTGGAAGGGCGCTATCACACCGGCCGCTCTGCGGTGTTACAGGCGGTGGCGCAGAAGCCGGCGGCCGGTTGA
- a CDS encoding dihydrolipoyl dehydrogenase produces the protein MRRFKLVVIGAGTAGLTALNEARRVTDDVLLINHGPYGTTCARVGCMPSKALLAVSHGLAQQRFLQQVGVQWQGMDVDVPAVMAHVRRLRDGFIAGPIRASAPAEHSIHGAPRFLDANTLEVNGERIHADATVIATGSSPVVPAPWREFGERVVTTDEFFELEHPGQRVAVIGLGAIGAELGQGLAQLGLQVEGFSRGSLVGGLTDAAISTVLADSLAEVMTVTLGHEVNVEAAGNGLRVRAGDREVEVDRALLALGRRPNLDGLGLDQLVTLDERGRPPLHPHTLQVAELPIYLAGDVAGLRPLMHEAADEGRIAAWHALHPEAAQRYQRRAPLGIVFTRPNAARVGLSRRELPEHGVIVAEQDFSRQARAGMEGFNRGRLHLYVAADSGELLGAEMAIAAGEHIAHLLAWCMQQRLTVGQMLHMPFYHPVVEEGLRSALQQAAKQLGERAPGPDLPQR, from the coding sequence ATGCGCAGATTCAAACTGGTGGTGATCGGTGCCGGCACCGCCGGCCTCACTGCTCTCAACGAAGCCCGTCGAGTGACCGATGACGTCTTGCTGATCAACCACGGCCCCTATGGCACCACCTGTGCGCGGGTTGGTTGCATGCCGTCCAAGGCGCTGCTGGCGGTGAGCCATGGCCTGGCGCAGCAGCGTTTTCTGCAACAGGTGGGGGTGCAGTGGCAGGGGATGGACGTGGACGTGCCAGCGGTGATGGCCCACGTGCGGCGGTTGCGCGACGGCTTCATTGCCGGCCCGATCCGCGCCAGCGCCCCCGCTGAGCACAGCATCCATGGCGCACCGCGTTTTCTTGATGCCAACACCTTGGAGGTCAATGGCGAGCGCATCCACGCTGACGCCACCGTGATTGCCACCGGCTCCAGTCCGGTGGTGCCGGCGCCGTGGCGTGAATTCGGTGAGCGAGTGGTGACCACGGATGAGTTCTTTGAATTGGAACACCCCGGTCAACGGGTGGCGGTAATTGGCCTCGGCGCCATTGGTGCTGAGCTAGGGCAGGGGCTGGCGCAGTTGGGGCTGCAGGTCGAGGGGTTCAGTCGCGGCAGCTTGGTCGGTGGCCTGACCGACGCTGCCATTAGCACCGTGCTGGCCGATAGCTTGGCTGAAGTGATGACGGTGACGCTGGGCCATGAGGTCAACGTGGAAGCCGCCGGCAATGGCTTGCGGGTGCGCGCCGGTGACCGGGAGGTGGAGGTTGATCGGGCGCTGCTGGCGCTCGGCCGGCGCCCGAATCTGGACGGTCTTGGCCTGGACCAACTGGTGACTCTAGATGAGCGCGGCCGGCCGCCGCTGCACCCCCACACGCTGCAGGTGGCGGAGCTGCCAATTTATTTGGCTGGCGATGTGGCCGGCTTGCGTCCATTGATGCATGAAGCCGCTGATGAGGGCCGCATCGCCGCCTGGCATGCGTTGCACCCCGAGGCGGCGCAGCGTTACCAACGCCGCGCGCCGCTGGGCATCGTATTCACCCGCCCCAACGCCGCCCGCGTCGGGCTGTCGCGGCGTGAGTTGCCGGAGCACGGCGTGATCGTCGCCGAACAGGATTTTAGCCGTCAGGCCCGCGCCGGCATGGAAGGCTTCAACCGCGGTCGCTTGCACCTGTATGTGGCCGCTGACAGCGGTGAGCTGCTCGGGGCCGAAATGGCGATTGCCGCTGGTGAGCATATTGCCCACCTGTTGGCGTGGTGCATGCAGCAGCGGCTCACCGTGGGCCAGATGCTGCACATGCCGTTTTACCACCCGGTGGTGGAAGAGGGGCTGCGCAGTGCCTTGCAGCAGGCCGCCAAGCAACTGGGTGAACGGGCGCCGGGGCCGGATCTGCCGCAGCGTTGA
- a CDS encoding LysR family transcriptional regulator, protein MDKLKAMATFVRIIDHGSLSAAAEAQGQSPGAVVRSLAALERALQVRLLNRTTRQLALTEEGQRYLDHCRDILARIDREEAALRDDPDTPSGTVRVTAPETFGRYHLAPLVNRFLQTHPAMRIQLVLDDRPLNLVEAGLDLALRIGQLPDSSLVARRLGTMPTVLCASPDYLASRGVPDLPAALSNHACVTFAPQGPIWRFRMAGEELAVRIDPTLVTNQIDSARQACLAGLGFGRFFHYQVREALADGSLVRVLQDYEPAPAPVQLTYPHAALLPHRVRYLIDWLTPQLAPQLTAA, encoded by the coding sequence ATGGACAAACTCAAGGCGATGGCCACCTTCGTGCGCATCATTGACCACGGCAGCCTGAGTGCCGCCGCAGAAGCGCAGGGCCAGTCACCGGGCGCGGTGGTGCGCAGTCTGGCGGCACTGGAGCGAGCGCTGCAGGTCCGACTGCTCAACCGCACCACTCGCCAGCTGGCGTTGACCGAGGAGGGACAGCGTTATTTGGACCACTGCCGTGACATCCTGGCCCGCATCGATCGCGAGGAAGCGGCGCTGCGCGACGACCCGGACACACCCAGTGGCACGGTGCGGGTGACAGCGCCGGAAACCTTCGGCCGCTACCATCTCGCCCCGCTGGTGAACCGCTTTTTGCAAACCCATCCGGCCATGCGTATCCAGTTGGTGCTGGACGACCGGCCGTTGAATTTGGTGGAAGCCGGTCTGGATCTGGCGCTGCGTATCGGCCAGCTTCCCGATTCGTCGTTGGTGGCGCGGCGGCTCGGCACCATGCCGACGGTGCTGTGCGCCAGCCCCGATTATCTGGCCAGCCGCGGCGTGCCAGACCTGCCGGCGGCACTCAGCAACCATGCCTGCGTGACCTTTGCACCGCAGGGGCCGATCTGGCGGTTCCGCATGGCGGGCGAGGAGTTGGCAGTGCGCATCGACCCGACACTCGTGACCAACCAAATCGACAGTGCCCGCCAAGCCTGTCTGGCCGGGCTCGGCTTCGGCCGCTTCTTCCATTACCAGGTGCGCGAGGCGCTGGCCGACGGCAGTCTGGTGCGGGTCCTACAGGACTACGAGCCGGCACCGGCGCCCGTGCAACTGACTTATCCCCACGCCGCCCTGCTGCCGCACCGCGTGCGCTACCTGATCGACTGGCTGACCCCGCAACTGGCGCCGCAGCTGACGGCAGCCTGA
- a CDS encoding VOC family protein, producing MDKGYNGAGACPQPALGYDHVGIRVTDRQRALAFYTRLGFCQTHVFPAAEANEMVTPAGVRINLIFNGAHRAGRRNVLLDEPVKWPGITHPAFLVADLAALQCWLAQAGIAVTEGPKRIGPRRVALFIRDPDGNVLEFNQLIPEQDVDHETL from the coding sequence ATGGACAAGGGCTATAACGGCGCCGGTGCGTGTCCGCAGCCGGCATTGGGGTACGACCATGTGGGCATTCGGGTGACCGATCGGCAGCGGGCGTTGGCGTTCTACACCCGGCTCGGCTTCTGCCAGACCCATGTCTTTCCCGCCGCTGAAGCCAACGAAATGGTGACGCCCGCCGGGGTGCGCATCAACTTGATCTTCAATGGCGCCCATCGCGCCGGGCGGCGCAATGTGTTGCTGGACGAGCCGGTGAAGTGGCCGGGCATCACCCATCCCGCGTTTCTGGTGGCCGATTTGGCGGCGCTGCAATGTTGGCTAGCGCAGGCAGGCATTGCCGTCACCGAGGGACCGAAACGCATCGGGCCACGGCGCGTGGCACTGTTCATCCGCGATCCGGACGGCAACGTGTTGGAATTCAATCAACTGATCCCTGAACAGGACGTCGACCATGAAACTCTATGA
- a CDS encoding glutathione S-transferase family protein, which produces MKLYDLDVSGNCYKVRLFAALAQLPLTLQPVDFLGGEHKQPHLLTLNPWGEVPILEDGSVVLRDAQAILVYLAARYGGAAWWPTEAHLQGEVTQWLSVAANEVQHGPNAARLVDKFGYPLDKSVALATSARILALLDAHLAQHDWLAAGRPTIAECAVYPYLSVAWEGGVDVSRYPQLCAWMARVEALPGFVPMPGGGKPR; this is translated from the coding sequence ATGAAACTCTATGACCTAGATGTATCCGGAAACTGTTACAAAGTGCGCTTGTTCGCAGCGCTGGCGCAGCTGCCACTGACGTTGCAGCCGGTGGACTTCCTCGGCGGCGAACACAAGCAGCCACACTTGCTGACGCTGAATCCGTGGGGCGAGGTGCCGATTCTGGAGGACGGCTCGGTGGTGCTGCGCGATGCGCAGGCGATCTTGGTCTATCTGGCCGCTCGCTATGGCGGCGCCGCCTGGTGGCCGACCGAGGCACATCTGCAGGGTGAGGTGACGCAATGGCTGTCGGTGGCGGCCAATGAGGTTCAGCACGGCCCCAATGCGGCACGGTTGGTGGACAAGTTCGGCTACCCGCTGGACAAGTCAGTCGCGTTGGCCACCAGCGCTCGCATACTGGCGCTGCTGGACGCGCACCTCGCCCAGCACGACTGGCTCGCCGCCGGCCGGCCCACCATCGCCGAGTGTGCGGTCTATCCCTACCTGTCGGTAGCGTGGGAAGGCGGGGTGGACGTATCGCGCTATCCGCAGCTGTGTGCTTGGATGGCGCGCGTGGAAGCGTTACCGGGTTTTGTGCCGATGCCGGGTGGCGGTAAGCCACGGTGA
- a CDS encoding response regulator, with protein sequence MKDALVLEDHAESREWLTGLLHDAYPGIEVVAVRTLAEALEQVASRCFGIALVDISLPDGCGTELVRVVRGSAANTYVVMASIFDDDEHLFSALQAGAQGYLLKDQPRSRLLSQLQGIVRGEPPLSPSIARRMLRHFRAAPAAPTREPGNSQGLSERETEVLRLLARGFTRSDIAQALAITPNTVAGHVKNIYRKLDVSGRAEATLEAVRLGVVPSESP encoded by the coding sequence ATGAAAGACGCATTGGTGTTGGAAGACCACGCCGAAAGCCGAGAGTGGCTGACTGGCCTGTTGCACGACGCGTATCCGGGTATTGAGGTGGTGGCGGTGCGTACGCTGGCGGAGGCGCTGGAGCAGGTCGCGAGCCGCTGCTTCGGCATCGCGTTGGTAGACATCAGCTTGCCCGACGGTTGTGGCACCGAACTGGTTCGAGTGGTGCGGGGCAGCGCCGCCAACACCTATGTGGTGATGGCATCCATCTTTGACGACGACGAGCATCTTTTCTCGGCACTCCAGGCCGGTGCGCAGGGCTATCTGCTCAAAGACCAGCCGCGCAGCCGGTTACTGTCCCAGCTGCAGGGCATCGTGCGCGGAGAGCCGCCGCTGTCGCCTAGCATTGCGCGCCGTATGTTGCGGCATTTCCGCGCAGCGCCGGCGGCGCCAACTCGCGAGCCGGGAAACAGCCAGGGCTTGAGCGAGCGTGAAACCGAAGTGCTGCGGCTGCTGGCACGCGGCTTTACTCGCAGCGATATCGCTCAAGCGTTGGCGATTACCCCTAATACCGTGGCCGGCCATGTAAAGAACATCTACCGCAAGCTGGATGTATCGGGCCGGGCTGAAGCGACGCTGGAAGCGGTGCGATTGGGAGTGGTGCCCAGTGAATCGCCCTGA